The following proteins are encoded in a genomic region of Arthrobacter jiangjiafuii:
- a CDS encoding DUF47 domain-containing protein, which yields MRLRLFPQENAGLELLSRMGSQLVRGVGTLSEVLGAEPDDYNRLAEQMHQLEAETTDLHFALMTQMRTSFINPLPREDLYHLSLILMSAMEALDAAAEVLALYRLGGISGRAAEQLEVIGRQAELTVGAMRRLASLEELEDYWIEMLRLAKRSERTYRIWVSELLRDHKPLTYARHRDLADQLLEATTQLRRCATAVGGILVRES from the coding sequence GTGAGGCTCCGGCTCTTTCCGCAGGAAAATGCCGGGCTGGAACTTCTTTCCCGGATGGGAAGCCAGTTGGTGCGGGGTGTCGGGACACTCTCGGAGGTCCTCGGCGCCGAACCCGATGACTACAACCGCCTTGCCGAGCAAATGCACCAGCTGGAAGCCGAAACCACCGACCTGCATTTTGCCCTGATGACGCAGATGCGGACCAGCTTCATCAACCCGCTGCCGCGCGAGGACCTGTACCACCTGTCCCTGATCCTCATGTCCGCCATGGAGGCGCTGGACGCCGCTGCGGAGGTCCTCGCACTTTACCGGCTGGGCGGAATCTCGGGGCGGGCTGCCGAGCAGCTGGAAGTCATCGGACGGCAGGCGGAGCTCACGGTGGGTGCCATGCGCCGCCTCGCTTCACTGGAAGAACTTGAGGACTACTGGATTGAGATGCTGCGCCTGGCCAAGCGGTCCGAGCGCACGTACCGGATCTGGGTCTCGGAACTGCTGCGGGACCATAAGCCACTGACCTACGCCAGGCACCGCGATCTGGCAGACCAGCTGCTGGAAGCCACCACGCAGCTGCGCCGCTGCGCCACCGCGGTAGGCGGCATCCTGGTCCGGGAATCCTAG
- the pstA gene encoding phosphate ABC transporter permease PstA, which yields MIDTPTLSRRPAMLTKNRLPRYAIWAVLGAALILGAALSALIGFGITSFTLFTAAIFVLGATALTGVVEGRRRAVDRFATYLVCGAFLLAMVPLVSVIFTVLSRGLAGLSPDFLFTSMGGMTGAVDNTSVETGGPVLGGVYHGVVGTLLITLWATIISVPIGLLTAVYLVEYSHGGPLSRAITFFVDVMTGIPSIVAGLFAAAFFGLVFGPGVRTGFVAAVALSVLMIPVVVRSTEEMLKIVPNELREAAYALGVRKWRTILKVVVPTAISGIASGVTLAIARVIGETAPLLVTAGFVNTINMNVFAGWMSTLPTFIYRQLMSPTSPTNTDPSTQRAWAAALLLIIMVMLLNLGARLIARLFAPKTGR from the coding sequence ATGATTGATACACCCACGCTCAGCCGGCGCCCGGCCATGCTGACCAAGAACCGGTTGCCGCGGTATGCGATCTGGGCAGTCCTCGGTGCGGCCCTCATCCTGGGCGCAGCACTGTCGGCGCTGATCGGCTTCGGCATTACCAGCTTCACGCTTTTCACCGCGGCGATCTTCGTGCTGGGGGCCACGGCCCTGACCGGCGTCGTGGAGGGCCGCCGCCGCGCGGTGGACCGCTTCGCGACCTACCTGGTCTGCGGCGCGTTCCTGCTGGCGATGGTTCCGCTGGTCTCGGTGATCTTCACCGTGCTGTCCCGGGGCCTGGCCGGCCTGAGCCCGGACTTCCTCTTCACATCCATGGGCGGCATGACCGGTGCCGTGGACAACACCAGCGTGGAGACCGGAGGCCCGGTCCTGGGCGGCGTCTACCACGGCGTTGTCGGCACTCTCCTGATCACGCTGTGGGCCACCATCATTTCGGTGCCGATCGGGCTGCTGACGGCCGTTTACCTGGTCGAGTACAGCCACGGCGGGCCGCTGTCGCGGGCCATCACGTTTTTTGTTGACGTGATGACCGGTATTCCGTCCATCGTGGCCGGCCTGTTTGCCGCCGCCTTCTTCGGCCTGGTCTTCGGGCCCGGCGTGCGCACCGGCTTTGTGGCCGCCGTCGCACTCTCGGTCCTGATGATTCCCGTGGTGGTGCGCTCCACCGAGGAAATGCTCAAAATCGTGCCCAACGAGCTGCGCGAGGCCGCCTACGCGCTGGGCGTGCGCAAGTGGCGCACCATCCTCAAGGTGGTGGTGCCGACGGCGATCTCCGGCATTGCGTCCGGCGTCACCCTTGCCATTGCCCGCGTCATTGGCGAAACCGCCCCGCTGCTGGTGACCGCAGGCTTTGTGAACACCATCAACATGAACGTCTTCGCGGGCTGGATGAGCACACTGCCCACGTTTATCTACCGGCAGCTGATGAGCCCCACCTCGCCCACCAACACCGATCCGAGTACCCAGCGGGCCTGGGCTGCGGCGCTGCTGCTGATCATCATGGTGATGCTCCTGAACCTCGGGGCGCGCCTTATCGCCCGCCTCTTTGCCCCCAAGACCGGGCGCTGA
- a CDS encoding FUSC family protein — protein sequence MPPRDHLAQSRGFLRNRIRVGLRRSRNSVFPALQMTVCAVGAYAFAEYILGHEGPLFAATAALISLGFSREPRTRRVLEVGIGCTLGITIGEILLHFLGNGLWQAAIVLFVSVMLARFLDRGVIFTTQLGLQSLLVVLLPAPDGGAFTRSLDAIVGGLFALVVTMLAPRDPRREPQSNVRDLLHELSAVLRQCAEAVAKSDSTIAWHALVRARNTQPQLDALTRSVRDAREVARISPAYRRHLAELGDLRGSIGYLDLAVRNSRVFARRTTSVINHAALDDEAIERVSEVINDTADAVDILARALAGGESGGARERHLRHARSQLAAVGSRMNPQALGVTDIQGDALVMLFRPLVVDLLESTGLTHEEAVSNLCEV from the coding sequence ATGCCCCCACGCGACCACCTTGCCCAGAGCCGGGGTTTCCTGCGGAACCGGATCCGGGTAGGCCTGCGCCGGAGCCGGAATTCGGTTTTCCCGGCGCTGCAGATGACCGTTTGTGCCGTGGGCGCCTACGCGTTTGCGGAATACATCCTGGGCCACGAGGGCCCGCTCTTCGCCGCAACCGCAGCACTGATCTCGCTCGGGTTCTCCCGCGAACCGCGTACCCGCAGGGTGCTGGAAGTGGGGATCGGCTGCACGCTGGGCATCACCATCGGCGAAATCCTGCTGCATTTCCTGGGCAACGGCCTGTGGCAGGCCGCCATCGTCCTCTTCGTTTCCGTCATGCTGGCGCGCTTTTTGGACCGCGGCGTCATTTTCACCACCCAGCTGGGCCTGCAGTCCCTGCTGGTGGTGCTGCTGCCGGCCCCCGACGGCGGCGCCTTCACCCGCAGCCTTGACGCCATTGTCGGTGGGCTGTTCGCGCTGGTGGTGACCATGCTGGCGCCCCGTGACCCCCGGCGCGAACCCCAGTCCAATGTCCGGGACCTGCTGCATGAGCTGTCAGCGGTGCTGCGCCAGTGCGCCGAGGCCGTGGCGAAAAGCGATTCCACCATCGCGTGGCACGCCTTGGTGCGGGCACGAAACACCCAGCCGCAGCTCGACGCCCTGACCCGAAGCGTCCGTGATGCCCGGGAGGTGGCCAGGATCTCCCCGGCGTACCGGCGCCATCTTGCCGAGCTGGGGGACCTGCGCGGCTCCATCGGCTACCTGGACCTGGCGGTGCGCAACAGCCGCGTCTTTGCCCGCCGCACCACGTCGGTGATCAACCACGCCGCGCTTGACGACGAGGCGATCGAACGGGTCTCGGAGGTCATCAACGACACGGCCGACGCCGTGGACATTCTGGCGCGCGCACTGGCGGGCGGGGAGTCTGGCGGAGCCCGGGAACGGCACCTGCGGCATGCCCGCAGCCAGCTCGCTGCCGTTGGATCACGGATGAATCCGCAGGCGCTTGGCGTCACCGACATCCAGGGCGACGCCCTGGTCATGCTCTTCCGGCCGCTGGTGGTGGACCTGCTGGAATCCACCGGCCTGACCCACGAGGAAGCCGTCAGCAACCTCTGCGAGGTCTAG
- the pstB gene encoding phosphate ABC transporter ATP-binding protein PstB yields the protein MSKRIDVKDLNVYYGDFLAVENVSIAIEARSVTAFIGPSGCGKSTFLRTLNRMHEVLPGARVEGEVLLDGENLYGPGVDPVTVRSHIGMVFQRPNPFPTMSIRDNVLAGVKLNNKRISKSDADDLVERSLTGANLWKEVRDRLDKPGSGLSGGQQQRLCIARAIAVSPEVILMDEPCSALDPISTLAIEDLIEELKSDYTVVIVTHNMQQAARVSDKTAFFNIAGTGQPGKLIEYADTPVIFSNPAQKATEDYVSGRFG from the coding sequence ATGTCCAAGCGAATCGACGTCAAGGACCTCAACGTCTACTACGGCGACTTCCTGGCCGTAGAGAACGTCAGCATCGCGATCGAGGCCCGGTCCGTGACGGCGTTCATCGGCCCGTCGGGCTGCGGCAAGTCCACCTTCCTGCGGACGCTGAACCGGATGCATGAAGTGCTGCCCGGCGCGCGCGTGGAGGGCGAGGTGCTGCTGGACGGTGAGAACCTCTACGGCCCGGGCGTTGACCCGGTAACCGTCCGCAGCCACATCGGCATGGTGTTCCAGCGGCCCAACCCGTTCCCCACCATGTCCATCCGCGACAATGTGCTGGCCGGCGTGAAGCTGAACAACAAGCGCATCTCCAAGTCCGACGCAGATGACCTGGTGGAACGGTCCCTGACCGGGGCCAACCTGTGGAAGGAAGTCCGCGACCGCCTGGACAAGCCCGGCTCGGGGCTTTCCGGCGGCCAGCAGCAGCGTCTGTGCATTGCCCGCGCCATCGCCGTGTCCCCCGAGGTGATCCTGATGGACGAGCCGTGCTCGGCCCTGGACCCCATCTCCACGCTTGCGATCGAGGATCTCATCGAGGAGCTCAAGAGCGATTACACGGTGGTGATCGTTACCCACAACATGCAGCAGGCCGCCCGGGTCTCGGACAAGACGGCGTTTTTCAACATCGCCGGCACCGGCCAGCCCGGCAAGCTGATCGAATACGCCGACACCCCGGTGATCTTCAGCAACCCGGCGCAGAAGGCCACTGAGGACTACGTTTCCGGGCGCTTCGGGTAA
- the radA gene encoding DNA repair protein RadA, translating into MATKTTRAKTANYRCAECGWTTAKWVGRCGECQAWGTVEEAAEVMARTTAAATVARPALRIAEVDATTAAYQPTGVDELDRVLGGGLVPGAVILLAGEPGVGKSTLLLDVAAKVGNLGRDVLYVTGEESTAQVKLRAQRIGAVSDFLYLSAETDLGQALGQVAQVQPALLIVDSVQTLSSSAVDGSAGGVSQVREVAASLIAAAKERNMTTLLVGHVTKDGSIAGPRLLEHLVDVVCQFDGDRHSRLRLLRAVKNRYGPTDEVGCFDLTEEGIEGLADPSGLFVSRTKEPVSGTCITVTLEGKRPLVAEVQALLAETSNAQARRATSGLDSSRVAMLLAVLQARASMNLAKDDSYVATVGGVKLSEPATDLAVALAVASAKMNKPLPAQLIAFGEVGLAGEVRPIPGIARRIQEAERLGFTHAVVPASPNGPVAVPAGFKVREVSTLTEALELLF; encoded by the coding sequence ATGGCCACCAAGACTACCCGCGCTAAAACCGCCAACTACCGCTGCGCCGAGTGCGGCTGGACCACCGCCAAGTGGGTGGGCCGCTGCGGCGAGTGCCAGGCCTGGGGCACGGTGGAAGAAGCAGCAGAGGTGATGGCCCGCACCACTGCCGCAGCCACGGTGGCCCGTCCCGCGCTGCGCATTGCCGAGGTGGATGCCACCACCGCGGCCTACCAGCCCACCGGTGTCGACGAACTGGACCGGGTGCTGGGCGGCGGGTTGGTCCCCGGAGCCGTGATCCTGCTCGCCGGGGAACCCGGCGTCGGCAAGTCCACGCTGCTGCTGGATGTGGCGGCGAAAGTCGGAAACCTGGGCCGGGACGTCCTCTACGTCACCGGCGAGGAATCCACCGCGCAGGTGAAGCTGCGCGCGCAGCGGATCGGCGCGGTCTCGGATTTCCTGTACCTGAGCGCGGAAACGGACCTCGGGCAGGCCCTGGGCCAGGTGGCCCAGGTGCAGCCGGCCCTGCTGATCGTGGACTCGGTGCAGACGCTGAGCAGCTCCGCGGTGGACGGCAGCGCCGGCGGCGTCAGCCAGGTCCGCGAGGTGGCCGCCTCGCTGATCGCCGCAGCCAAGGAACGGAACATGACCACCCTGCTGGTAGGACATGTCACCAAGGACGGCTCGATTGCCGGCCCCCGGCTGCTGGAGCACCTGGTCGATGTGGTCTGCCAGTTCGACGGCGACCGGCACTCCCGGCTGCGGCTGCTGCGCGCGGTGAAGAACCGCTATGGGCCCACCGACGAGGTGGGCTGCTTCGACCTGACCGAAGAAGGGATCGAGGGCCTGGCCGACCCGTCCGGACTGTTTGTCTCCCGGACCAAGGAACCGGTTTCGGGCACCTGCATCACCGTCACCCTCGAGGGAAAGCGTCCCCTGGTGGCCGAGGTCCAGGCCCTGCTGGCGGAAACCAGCAACGCCCAGGCCCGCCGCGCCACGAGCGGGCTGGACTCGTCCCGGGTGGCCATGCTCCTGGCGGTGCTGCAGGCCCGGGCCTCGATGAACCTGGCCAAGGACGACAGCTACGTTGCGACCGTGGGCGGGGTGAAGCTCAGCGAACCGGCAACCGACCTGGCCGTGGCATTGGCGGTCGCTTCGGCCAAAATGAACAAGCCGCTCCCGGCGCAGCTGATCGCCTTCGGTGAGGTGGGCCTCGCCGGTGAGGTCCGCCCCATCCCCGGCATCGCCCGTCGCATTCAGGAGGCAGAACGCCTGGGCTTCACCCACGCCGTCGTTCCGGCATCCCCCAACGGACCGGTGGCCGTTCCGGCCGGTTTTAAGGTCCGTGAAGTGAGCACGCTGACCGAGGCGTTGGAGCTTCTGTTCTAG
- the pstS gene encoding phosphate ABC transporter substrate-binding protein PstS, producing the protein MKLLPLVRTAAILSAGALALSGCGSDSAIAPAGGTASSSDSALTGTLSGAGATSQDSAMQAWIAGFAQEHPGAAVQYSPDGSGAGREALLAGGVQFAGSDAYLDEEEAAAAAQVCGPDGALHIPAYISPIAVAFNLPGVEKLNLDAAAIAKIFRGEITAWNDPAITAANPGIDLPGTPVTPVHRGDESGTTKNFTEYLAAAAPETWTDEASGEWPAGIGNGENASGTGGVVSAVTATEGGITYADASAAGDLGTVAVLVGADYVPFSAEAAAKAVETSTPVSGSGRPEADMAMSLDRDTAASGAYPVVLVSYHIYCTAYGDAETVDLVKAFGTYVVSEEGQAAAEAAAGSAPLSAALREQAAAALETISVKP; encoded by the coding sequence ATGAAGCTACTACCCCTGGTCCGCACTGCTGCCATCCTGTCAGCGGGCGCCCTCGCCTTGTCCGGCTGCGGCAGCGACAGTGCCATTGCTCCGGCCGGCGGCACCGCGTCGTCATCGGACAGCGCTCTCACCGGAACCCTCTCCGGCGCAGGCGCCACCTCGCAGGATTCAGCGATGCAGGCCTGGATCGCAGGTTTTGCCCAGGAACATCCCGGTGCAGCCGTGCAGTATTCGCCGGACGGGTCCGGTGCCGGACGGGAAGCCCTGCTGGCCGGCGGCGTCCAGTTCGCCGGCTCCGACGCGTACCTGGATGAGGAGGAAGCCGCCGCTGCGGCGCAGGTGTGCGGCCCGGACGGTGCCCTCCACATTCCGGCCTACATTTCTCCGATCGCAGTGGCCTTCAACCTGCCCGGCGTCGAAAAGCTGAACCTGGACGCTGCGGCCATCGCCAAGATCTTCCGTGGCGAGATTACTGCCTGGAACGACCCGGCCATCACCGCCGCCAATCCCGGCATCGACCTGCCCGGCACCCCCGTCACCCCGGTGCACCGCGGTGACGAATCGGGCACCACCAAGAACTTCACCGAGTATCTGGCAGCGGCAGCCCCCGAGACCTGGACCGACGAGGCTTCCGGGGAATGGCCGGCGGGAATTGGGAACGGCGAAAATGCCTCCGGCACCGGCGGAGTGGTCTCGGCGGTGACCGCAACCGAGGGCGGCATCACCTATGCGGACGCGTCGGCCGCCGGCGACCTGGGCACCGTGGCTGTCCTGGTGGGTGCCGACTATGTTCCGTTCAGTGCGGAAGCCGCGGCCAAGGCAGTGGAGACCTCCACCCCGGTCAGCGGCAGCGGACGTCCCGAAGCGGACATGGCGATGAGCCTGGACCGGGACACCGCAGCATCCGGGGCCTATCCCGTGGTGCTGGTGTCCTACCACATCTACTGCACCGCCTACGGGGACGCCGAGACCGTTGACCTGGTGAAGGCCTTTGGCACGTACGTGGTGAGTGAAGAAGGGCAGGCTGCAGCCGAGGCCGCAGCCGGAAGCGCGCCGCTGTCCGCGGCGTTGCGTGAGCAGGCGGCGGCTGCGCTGGAAACCATCAGCGTCAAGCCCTAG
- the pstC gene encoding phosphate ABC transporter permease subunit PstC, translating into MSSKSITGTGGAGRAGDKVFSGITLLAGCLILLVLFSVAVFLLWQALPTFMADGSDISGGEGFLTYIWPLVIGTVIAAAIALLIATPVGIGVALFISHYAPRRIAQPLGYLVDLLAAIPSVVYGAWGMTVLAPALVGPYTWLAENAGWIPIFAGPASQTGKTMLTAGIVLSVMVLPIITSLTREIFLQTPKLHEEAALAMGATRWEMIRMAVFPFARPGVVSAVMLGLGRALGETMAVALVLSSGGLIASLIRPGNQTIAAEIALNFPEAYGLRLSELIAAGLVLFLITLAVNIIARWIIGRHKEFSGAN; encoded by the coding sequence TTGTCCAGCAAGTCCATAACCGGCACCGGCGGTGCCGGCCGTGCCGGAGACAAGGTGTTTTCCGGCATTACCCTCCTTGCCGGTTGCCTGATCCTGCTTGTCCTGTTTTCCGTGGCAGTGTTCCTGCTCTGGCAGGCCCTGCCGACGTTCATGGCCGACGGCTCGGACATCAGCGGCGGCGAAGGGTTCCTCACCTACATCTGGCCGCTGGTCATCGGCACGGTCATTGCCGCGGCCATCGCCCTGCTCATCGCCACCCCGGTGGGGATCGGCGTCGCACTGTTCATCTCGCACTACGCGCCCCGCAGGATCGCCCAGCCCCTGGGCTACCTCGTGGACCTGCTCGCGGCCATCCCGTCGGTGGTCTACGGGGCCTGGGGCATGACGGTCCTGGCACCGGCCCTGGTGGGCCCGTACACCTGGCTGGCGGAGAACGCCGGCTGGATTCCAATCTTCGCCGGTCCGGCCAGCCAGACCGGAAAGACCATGCTCACCGCCGGGATCGTGCTGTCCGTGATGGTGCTGCCGATCATTACCTCGCTGACCCGCGAGATTTTCCTGCAGACCCCGAAACTGCACGAGGAAGCGGCCCTGGCCATGGGCGCCACCCGGTGGGAAATGATCCGGATGGCGGTGTTCCCCTTCGCCCGTCCCGGCGTCGTCAGCGCCGTCATGCTGGGCCTGGGCCGGGCGCTGGGCGAGACCATGGCCGTAGCCCTGGTGCTCTCCTCCGGCGGACTGATCGCCAGCCTGATCCGTCCGGGAAACCAGACCATTGCCGCGGAGATTGCCCTGAACTTCCCCGAGGCATACGGCCTGCGGCTGTCCGAGCTGATCGCCGCCGGCCTGGTGCTGTTCCTGATCACCCTGGCCGTGAACATCATTGCGCGCTGGATCATCGGCCGCCATAAAGAATTCTCGGGAGCCAACTGA
- a CDS encoding inorganic phosphate transporter encodes MEAFLLGFVVLCAGGYAFINGFHDVSNSVATSVRTHALTPTIAVVLASVFNLTGALVSTSLALVLADRFVELPQGTPGLGILIAGLLAACGWGLWTWWRRMPSSSTHALVGGIIGSGAASTLVGGPNIAESYQVLAQQIILPLLLSPIVAFGLAYLLVFPTTWLMRYSSPRRGDAGNRIAQAVFTSAFSLGHGIQDGQRTMAVIVLALVAGGYSVEGGIPVWVQVFAGVALAVGSLFGGWRISHTLGSRLVRVDPLRGMSATAVSSSMLFMGALWLQIPLSSTQTMTSAIVGAGANQRFSTVRFIPLREILVTWLTTAPATAVLGGILFLALSPLL; translated from the coding sequence GTGGAAGCGTTCCTGCTGGGCTTCGTTGTCCTCTGCGCCGGCGGCTACGCCTTCATCAACGGCTTCCATGACGTCTCCAATTCCGTTGCGACCTCTGTCCGCACCCACGCGCTGACGCCAACCATCGCCGTCGTGCTCGCGTCCGTCTTCAACCTCACCGGGGCCTTGGTCAGCACCTCGCTGGCCCTGGTGCTCGCTGACCGGTTTGTCGAACTGCCCCAGGGAACGCCCGGGCTGGGGATCCTGATTGCCGGGCTGCTGGCGGCCTGCGGCTGGGGACTGTGGACCTGGTGGCGGCGCATGCCCTCATCGTCCACACATGCCCTGGTGGGCGGGATCATCGGCTCCGGGGCAGCTTCGACACTGGTGGGCGGACCCAATATCGCAGAGTCCTACCAGGTGCTGGCACAGCAGATCATCCTTCCACTGCTGCTCTCCCCCATCGTCGCCTTCGGGCTGGCCTACCTGCTCGTGTTTCCCACCACCTGGCTGATGCGGTACAGCTCGCCGCGGCGCGGGGATGCCGGGAACCGGATTGCGCAGGCAGTGTTCACATCAGCCTTCTCGCTGGGCCACGGCATACAGGACGGGCAGCGGACCATGGCGGTGATTGTCCTGGCCCTGGTGGCAGGGGGCTACTCCGTCGAGGGCGGAATTCCGGTCTGGGTCCAGGTCTTCGCCGGTGTGGCGCTGGCCGTAGGCTCCCTGTTCGGCGGCTGGCGCATCAGCCACACGCTGGGCAGCCGCCTGGTGCGGGTGGATCCGCTGCGGGGCATGAGTGCGACGGCGGTCAGCTCCTCCATGCTGTTCATGGGCGCCCTCTGGCTCCAGATTCCGCTCTCCAGCACCCAGACCATGACTTCTGCCATTGTGGGCGCAGGGGCCAACCAGCGCTTTTCCACGGTGCGCTTCATCCCGCTGCGCGAAATCCTGGTCACCTGGCTGACCACCGCCCCGGCCACGGCGGTGCTCGGCGGGATCCTGTTCCTGGCCCTCAGTCCCCTGCTCTGA